One genomic window of Salvelinus namaycush isolate Seneca chromosome 22, SaNama_1.0, whole genome shotgun sequence includes the following:
- the cacul1 gene encoding CDK2-associated and cullin domain-containing protein 1 isoform X1, whose amino-acid sequence MEDMEDDCFLLNDDYNHNYCANSASGQVLYLGNELSDVPQPRSISPVLATRDVAAQENHSKVCSSSSSGLKFMDSDSSSVNSDTSETDSPSSASIAGKLTLNSASKFRSRQALMTVMTFAPYGWKVLVWNQWCSGAWRIMNAMTEEDYRTTYWPNLEKAIDHLLIQNPMDHISISYEQIYSCVYKCVCQQHSELLYKDLMLKITTHLRQVSSDLQISPPGNFIENFNIALTRYTDALQCIVPVFIYMNKFYIETKLNRDLREDLMKLFTDHVAEKHVNTLIPLLLEAHSMPFQVRPSTMASVVKGLYTLWPDWAHLAPALFSGFIPQINPPTVESQLSDYAARDQKLQMELSLNGFPRGDQSRKRASE is encoded by the exons ATGGAGGACATGGAAGACGACTGTTTTCTTCTAAATGACGACTACAACCATAACTACTGTGCGAACAGTGCCAGTGGACAAGTCCTCTATCTCGGGAACGAACTGTCAGATGTACCCCAACCCCGATCTATCTCGCCGGTTCTAGCCACGCGAGATGTAGCTGCGCAGGAGAACCACTCAAAGGTTTGTTCCAGTTCCAGCAGCGGTTTAAAGTTCATGGATTCAGACTCGAGCAGCGTGAACAGTGACACCAGCGAGACTGACAGCCCATCGTCGGCTTCCATCGCAGGGAAACTGACCCTGAACTCAGCCTCAAAGTTTC GAAGCAGACAAGCGTTAATGACTGTTATGACCTTTGCACCCTATGGTTGGAAGGTCCTTGTTTGgaatcagtggtgtagtggtgcctggagaa TAATGAATGCAATGACCGAAGAGGACTATAGAACCACATACTGGCCGAACCTGGAGAAAGCCATTGACCACCTGCTAATACAAAACCCCATGGACCACATCTCCATTTCATACGAGCAGATCTACAG TTGTGTGTACAAGTGTGTTTGTCAACAGCACTCTGAGCTACTGTACAAAGACTTGATGCTGAAGATTACTACCCATCTTCGACAAGTCTCTTCTGATCTTCAA ATTAGCCCACCAGGGAATTTTATTGAGAATTTCAACATTGCTCTGACTCGGTACACAGATGCGCTTCAATGCATTGTTCCCGTATTCATCTACATG AATAAGTTCTACATTGAAACGAAGCTAAACCGAGACCTGCGAGAAGATCTCATGAAGCTTTTCACCGATCATGTTGCAGAAAAACATGTTAACACGTTAATAC CTCTTCTCCTCGAAGCCCATTCCATGCCTTTTCAAGTCAGACCTTCAACAATGGCTAGTGTGGTCAAAGGCCTGTATACGCTTTGGCCCG ATTGGGCACATTTAGCCCCAGCTCTCTTCTCTGGATTCATTCCTCAAATCAACCCGCCAACAGTGGAATCCCAGCTGTCTGACTATGCTGCTCGTGACCAGAAACTACAAATGGAGCTATCTCTGAATGGTTTTCCCAG AGGTGACCAGTCTCGCAAGAGAGCCAGCGAGTAG
- the cacul1 gene encoding CDK2-associated and cullin domain-containing protein 1 isoform X2, which translates to MEDMEDDCFLLNDDYNHNYCANSASGQVLYLGNELSDVPQPRSISPVLATRDVAAQENHSKVCSSSSSGLKFMDSDSSSVNSDTSETDSPSSASIAGKLTLNSASKFLMNAMTEEDYRTTYWPNLEKAIDHLLIQNPMDHISISYEQIYSCVYKCVCQQHSELLYKDLMLKITTHLRQVSSDLQISPPGNFIENFNIALTRYTDALQCIVPVFIYMNKFYIETKLNRDLREDLMKLFTDHVAEKHVNTLIPLLLEAHSMPFQVRPSTMASVVKGLYTLWPDWAHLAPALFSGFIPQINPPTVESQLSDYAARDQKLQMELSLNGFPRGDQSRKRASE; encoded by the exons ATGGAGGACATGGAAGACGACTGTTTTCTTCTAAATGACGACTACAACCATAACTACTGTGCGAACAGTGCCAGTGGACAAGTCCTCTATCTCGGGAACGAACTGTCAGATGTACCCCAACCCCGATCTATCTCGCCGGTTCTAGCCACGCGAGATGTAGCTGCGCAGGAGAACCACTCAAAGGTTTGTTCCAGTTCCAGCAGCGGTTTAAAGTTCATGGATTCAGACTCGAGCAGCGTGAACAGTGACACCAGCGAGACTGACAGCCCATCGTCGGCTTCCATCGCAGGGAAACTGACCCTGAACTCAGCCTCAAAGTTTC TAATGAATGCAATGACCGAAGAGGACTATAGAACCACATACTGGCCGAACCTGGAGAAAGCCATTGACCACCTGCTAATACAAAACCCCATGGACCACATCTCCATTTCATACGAGCAGATCTACAG TTGTGTGTACAAGTGTGTTTGTCAACAGCACTCTGAGCTACTGTACAAAGACTTGATGCTGAAGATTACTACCCATCTTCGACAAGTCTCTTCTGATCTTCAA ATTAGCCCACCAGGGAATTTTATTGAGAATTTCAACATTGCTCTGACTCGGTACACAGATGCGCTTCAATGCATTGTTCCCGTATTCATCTACATG AATAAGTTCTACATTGAAACGAAGCTAAACCGAGACCTGCGAGAAGATCTCATGAAGCTTTTCACCGATCATGTTGCAGAAAAACATGTTAACACGTTAATAC CTCTTCTCCTCGAAGCCCATTCCATGCCTTTTCAAGTCAGACCTTCAACAATGGCTAGTGTGGTCAAAGGCCTGTATACGCTTTGGCCCG ATTGGGCACATTTAGCCCCAGCTCTCTTCTCTGGATTCATTCCTCAAATCAACCCGCCAACAGTGGAATCCCAGCTGTCTGACTATGCTGCTCGTGACCAGAAACTACAAATGGAGCTATCTCTGAATGGTTTTCCCAG AGGTGACCAGTCTCGCAAGAGAGCCAGCGAGTAG